AGGGATATAATGCATTTTGCGtttataaaatagtcaaaactatatatatactaaccTAAAATAATTACGGCCACATCTGTCGTATTTAAATGACGTATACCACCAGTAATTAGGCTATATACATTCTTATCTTATAGAGAATATACCATCATAAAATATTTAGCAAATTCAAAACGGTTCTCGTAAATTCAACCATTTCCTATAAAGGTCTTTCAAGCATTGTTCCctacattaatataaaaaattacgatatcaatataaaaaatcGAATTACGATATTTGTATTCACTTGTTATGATATTTGTTATGCTcctcattatttttttaaaaattacaatatcGATATAAAAAAATCGAATTACGATATTTGTGTTCACTTTTAATAAAATGGCTTCTGATACATCTTGCattgagaaaaaaattagattttacaaCATTATACTACATAATTGCGTAATACATTATATGGCAATGATCTATGGTAACCTtatatatggcaatatattttgatagaaaagGAAATCATGGAATGAGTTAATGGGAAATAGAACTAATTTTTATAGTAATGATCTTTGACTTTCCTTAAACATGAAATGATGAAATCGCAATGATCTTTGACTTTCCTTTTTACACGAAATCGTCAAATTATTCATTTTGAACTATAATGTATATGAGGAAATTCGAGTGGTACCACAATGgtatttctttgtaatttctctAGTGAATCAAGGGTGATTCTATATATGGGCTGAAAGTGAATATGATACCGACACGTCAGCATGGCACTCAAGTAAATAACTTACACATTTaagattattatttaaaaatacttcTTATTAATTAAGAAGGGGATTAAACTCTTGGCAAAACAAGAACAGAGCATCATAAATTTTTCATAACAAACCAACAATAAGCGTGTTTCAGAAATTGTACTACATCCTTTTAAGAATCGAATGAAAAGCTTCTTTCTTTGTCTTTGGTTCCAGCCTAGCTTTAAGAGTTGAAGCTTTGTGCTGAAGATTTCTTGAGCTCAATAGCTCGTTTATAAGGCGGTGCAATCGGAGGCTGAATCGGGTCCAGACTCCGGTATGACGATCCATCTGCCTCTTTTGGGAGTGGGTACGACCGGTCCGAGTCATAACCGCTTAGGTCACCACATGCCAAGAATGGAATATAAACTTTGTTGGGTCCTTCAAGCCAACCACTGCTGCAATCTGCAAAGAGTACCAAGAGAGTAGAAAATGTCATGAACTAAACTCTCTTTAATTTAAATGTGATGTAAGagtagagaaaaataaaattcacttCAGATGAGAGTTTTGTTGAGAAAGAGTCATTTGAAAGTGTACTACTCAATATTGCACAAGTTAGCTTCTGATCTTGAAAATGTAGTgaaagagagttttttttttaccgaGATCGCTTCCACCTGAAGGGCTTCCGACTTTCTCCAAGAGACGATGCAGATCTCTCGGGTTAAATCCTTCTGGTGGGGAGTAATTTTCGCAGACAGCAAATGCCTCTGTTTAtaaacaaagtcagagaaaaGCAATCAGAAAAAGGGGAAGCAGTTTGACATCATTAAACCTGTTAAGTGTAAGCATATTACCTATACTAGAATTGCGGCTGCTTTTAGGTTTCGCAAAAGTCACAGTTGGAAAAAACAACTTCAGCTGCATACAAAAACAAACATGTCAGGCAAAGAACCCATTAGTTAATTTCATAAGCACAAATTACTCTAAAAAAACTAACCTGACAGTACAAGAGACTTGTGTCTTTTCCACGGAATATTTTTGCAATAAATTTTCCACCTTCTTTAAGAATATGGGTTACAATCGTTAAGCCCtaacgaagaaaaaaaaagatatgttattttttttttttttaaagatatgttaattgtttgtttttatccTTAAATAACATCGCTTTCGATTTAATGCTAAACACTGTAATCAGAAAGAAAGCACCTTACCGCCAGTATGAGTTGGGACTGGACAAATTCATCCATGTCATGCAAACCGGTAACTGCCAACCAAATTGTGGAATTGTGTTATTTTCCATATGATTTGGTAAAAACTGAACAGTGAAAAGGACTATAACAACTACTGCTTTACCATCTGGAGCACCATCACAGACAACCAGATCAGCCTTGCAACCGTCAAAATGTCTAATGACCTTGAGAAACAAAAACCAGAAAAAGGTAAGCCATAGAAACAAACACAAACTCCAAGCATAACAAATGAGGAACAAAGAGATGAGAATAGACAACAGATCAAGAAATTTCACCACTTCAGCAGTCCGAGCATTAGTTATGTCCCCTTGAACTTGGATTACACCTTCGATTGGAGCCATAGGCTGCAAATCAATGGCCACTATAAGAGGAAGATCTTCTTCTCTGCAAAGTGATTCAGCAGCAACATATCAGTTTGACTTTGTCAACAAGTGTGAAACGAGCACCGTTaaacaaatgaagaaaaaagaCGTTCAAGTGTGATAATTATTTTACACAATATAAAAACTTACTTTGACTCAGCTGAATACTTTGCAGGAAGATACAGTTGACGACTGAGAACCTACAATGAGGAGGCTGATAAGATTCTGAACATGTTCCTTTATTTAATCCACTGCAAATCTAGGAATTAGACATAAATTCTAGATCATCCATGCACTCCCAACTTGATTTTCTCAATACCTAGCACCTCCTACTATActttttttatgtaaaaaaacTCCCATATTAGACATAAATTAACAGGAAGAAGTTGTCAGTTAGCTAAACTGAGATATCAACTCAACTGCAACCCTATCTATGCAAAAAGGTTCACCCTGAAAATCTAAAAAGAGAATAGCTCTAGCCAATCTTAACAGTCGATAATGCAGGCATAAGAGATTAGATAATTAATTCACATTACGGCCCAAATATgaagaaagaataaaaaaaaaagagcatacCTGACTCCAGCTACCAGGTGCAGCACATAAATCTACAACCCTCTTCACTCCTGCATAAATATTTGTTAACATAAATGAACGATGTCACGCGAGAACATTATAATTTGGAGGAGGATTGAGGTGTGACAATTCAAAGAGAGCCGAGGAGGatagagagagggagaagaCCTTGAAAAATGTTGAATTCCTCATCAATCTGAAGAAGCTTAAAGGCACTTCTGGCACGCCATCCTTCTTCTTTCGCTTTCCGATAGTATATATCCTACCCAGAAAAAGTAACTGGTTAACAACGCAAATACCAGGAACTAAAAGctctaataaaataatgaatcaAAGGCGGCGTACCCTTTTATCCCGAGAAGCTTTTCCCATGTCTTTGTAAAAGattcacaaacaaaaaaaaaagaagaaaagtcaAGACAGAGATAAGTTGATGGTAGAAGGATGTCTAGGAGGCATTCTATCGAACACATTAAGGGCACAACACAACGGATTCAGAGATTAAATAGAAGGATGCCTAAGAGGCCTTCTATCGAACACATTAAGGGGACAATACAACGATTCAGATATTAAATAAAGGAAACGCGCCAAAATCAAAGAACGAACTAAAGCAGTTATGAATCAAGAGTTTAGGAGCAAAGCATAATTTAAAGCTAGAGGCAAGTGAATCAGACCAAGcctatttataaagaaaaagagaaatcatCTAAACTCAAACAGCAGCAAACCTAGGCAGTAAAATAGCGAACACAGACGATTCGGACATACCTTGACGGAAAGCGACTCAAGGGAAGGGAAGGGAGGCGCCGGCGGAATCGCTTTAGAGCTTAAAAAGTAACAGTCGCTCTTCTTTGTGGGCTTGCATGGGCCATCAATATTCCGATAAAGTTTCGGCCCATTTAACTAAGATTTGATTTTAAATTCGTCCCACAAGCTTAAGCTTGTGATTTTGTTAAAGATTTGATGATATTCATCCAAATATTCTCATTCAAGCTTGAGCTAACTTTGCTTTGATATGTTCCCATCTTTGTTTctctttatttaaaaataaaaaaatatttaagaacaTGTAACTCACTGAACATCTATTAGAAAAAGAATCTTATTGAAATCAGCCATGACTAAATTGGTCATGAGAAGAGTATGAGAAGAAGCTAAAAAAAGGTTGGTGGTatgatatcatatatatataaaaatatcaacgGCCGCTGGTGAGAAGTCCTTTAAAGGATATGTAAAGATCATTGTTCTCTGTCCCGAATATCTCCTCCGCTTTCCTTAACGTTTCCTGTGGGGAGGGAATGGGGGATTCAAATTCGAAACGAATATACAAAATGACACACTAGTGTTATTTACCTCACGGCTCTGCTTCCGAGCGTTTAGTTCCTTGATGTTAGCTAGGAATGCGCTGAACTGCTCGTAAGACAAACGGCTCCTGCCACAACACAATCATTCATTCCCCACCCTGGCTTTATCTAGCTACCTCTCTAGCAAAAAGAGTGTTTCAGAAAATATTGTACACACATGCATACCTGGCTTGTCTAAAGAACTCTTTCCCATCAATCCTCGCATGGCGAGCTGTATAATTAAAATGACATGAGACAATAAGggaataatattttgatttgggAACGGAggaaaaacaataatatttgaCCTGAAGTAGAAGAATGTGAGCGAGGAGGAGAGTTTGGTACAGAAGATTGCTGGCTTGATGAAGACCACATGCGTATATCATACTGTGAGGCTGTTGGAGATGCGGCTCCTGAGAACAGCTTTGGCGATGATGCAGCAGAGTAGCTTCTCGGAGATCCAACAGCTGACACCATCTTTGGTGTTCCGCTAGGAGTTAGCCCGGGGGGAGTCAAAGAGGCTCTTTGCCGTAAACCTGTTTCATTAAACCATTTATTTTATACGTACGAAGACATACATCAGAAGAAGAAACACTGATTGATGTGTGTTGATGGGCTGCAGCATAAACAAATCTTTCTTTTCAGGTATAAATATCTCAATGTCTTTTTTCTTGTGCGGccaaaaagaaagacaaaattGTTGTTGCATTACCTTgggtgttgttgttgttggagaaAGAATCGAGTGTGGATAAGCCATTTGAATTCTCATCTACAGAGCAAATGACATGAGAACAATCATTTCATGGACTAGAGAGAGACAGAGCTAGCGTGAATGGTGAGAACAAGCTTATAATACCTTTGTCTCGAGCAACCTGTCTGACGTCAATGTTGTCGGTCtgctttaagaaaaaaaaaagggatgTAATGTGGGAGCATGTAAGGTGAGACTGTGGGTagattatatatacaaaaaaaaaaggagggaGTGATGGTGAGCATACAGATGGATTCTCATCATTCAAAGACTGCATCAACTGTCTCTTGAATGCTTCCAGCTACCCAAAAAAATGACAAGTaatgaatcaaaaataataatcatccCCCTAACATGATGAACAAACACTTAAGTAAAAGATAGGGAGGGGCAGACCTTTGCATAATCACGACCGAGTTTCTTGGCAGTCATCGCCAGCGAATCTCGCTCTTGTCTTAGTTTCACcttcacatttaaaaaaataacatccCCCACCcccaatatttaaaaattcgcAGACTGATCAAAAGTCAAAAATAAAGTCAACTACTCTGATTATTCATACATTTTCGTCGAGTGCATTCTTCAAGGAGGAATCAGACTCATGGTATAGTCTTTCCAAGGAAGATGCTCTACCTTCTAGCTCGTACACAATCCTATCCTTCTCTACAAGCTTCTGCGTGAGCACGGATACTTGGGACTCTAGATTGGACACCCTGGATGCGATCGCCATTGAAGTGATCTTCCTTGCGAGATCTAGTTGTTCATATGGATCGGTGGGGATAATTGCCAGAATCTCGTCCGACAGACTGAAGTCTGGTCCACCGCCGCTTTGCGACATCATCTTCACCGGGTCCAACTCCGATCCCTAagcactttttttttaatttgtttgtttttattggaaagagagagagagacagaaacCGGACACATTTGTgtctatatattattagttttatatatgaCAAAATGAAAACCTGTCCTCTTGCAACTTTCCTGCTTTTGAGACCCCCCCCCCGCTATTTTTTCAATCTAAAAAGGCCTCAACTTCTGTTTTTTGACATCTAAAACCCCATCTTACAACTTTCATGCCCGAGACCCCTttcctatatattatttatctaaaagCCCTCGACTTCTTTGATTTGACATTTAAATCCCCCTCTTACTCCTTTTATTGTTTTATACCCCTTCGCTATTTATTCTTTATCTAAAAGGCTTCGACATCTGTTATTTGACATTTAAAACCCCTCCGTTCAAAATCTCTTCACTCTTTCCAAAACATAAcagaatctatactattatttgcgaagtaaattTTTGGAttcgagctctcacgttaaaagttagagtggttaatatcgtttatacccttaatgaataaaatatataaattaactccaaaataaaaacgaatttaaatgattaataataataataataatataatagtaataataataataataagaattatctgaaacctaatatatatttaaaaaaataaaatatgatatacacacatatatattgtgttgttatctgaaattattttttaaaataaacagaaaacacataactaagattaatcaaaaaaattatataaattaactccaaaataaaaacgaatttaaatgattaataataataacaataataataataataataataataataagaattatctgaaacctaatatatattttaaaaaataaaatatgatatatacacatatatattgtgttgttatctgaaattattttttaataataaatttaaaactaaaataaacagaaaacacataactaaagattaatcaaaaaatttatcaattttatataattgaaaagagaacatttagtttataatactatatttaaagcaattttctttctctcacgttaaaagttatagcgtttaaaatcttcatatccttaatacataattagattagatttgttaatatagaattactcacaaattttaaatgaatttcattaatttgatttcaaatatatattaatctgaaacctaatatatattttaaaaaataaaatatgatatatacacatatattgtgttgttatctgaaattattttttaataataaatttagaactaaaataaacagaaaacacataactaaagattaatcaaaaaaaattatataaattaactccaaaatataaacgaatttaaatgattaataataataataataataataataataataataataataatagtaataataataataataataatgataataataataagaattatctgaaacctaatatatattttaaaaaataaatatgatatatacacatatatattgtgttgttatctgaaattattttttaataataaatttaaaactaaaataaacagaaaacacataactaaagattaatcaaaaaaaattatcaattttatataattgaaaagagaacatttagtttataatactatattcaaagcaattttctttctctcacgttaaaagttatagcgtttaaaatcttcattatccttaatacataattagattagatttgttaatatagaattactaacaaattttaaatgaatttcattaatttgatttcaaatatatattaatctgaaacctaatatatatttaaaaataaaatatgatatatacacatatatattgtgttgttatctgaaattatttttaataataaatttaaaactaaaataaacagaaaacacataactaaagattaatcaaaaaaattatataaattaactccaaaataaaaacgaatttaaatgattaataataataatagtaataataataatagtaataataataataataataataataagaattatctgaaacctaatatatattttaaaaaataaaatatgatatatacacatatatattgtgttgttatctgaaattattttttaataataaatttaaaactaaaataaacagaaaacacataactaaagattaatcaaatttttttatcaattttatataattgaaaagagaacatttagtttatactactatattcaaagcaattttctttctctcatgttaaaaattatagcgtttaaaatcttcattatccttaatacataattagattagatttgttaatataaaattactcacaaattttaaatgaatttcattaatttgattctcatcattatctacaaaattatatattatgtgatccaataatattttacatcaaaatattttttaaataaatataaatccatgtatatagttttatgaatatatgaatattttcaaaaaatttacataataaatattttttattaaaataaactttattgtatataaaattaatatttaattaataattaaatatagcaaaggcatgaaaataatttattataatgattctcgaattgataatatatttatttagtaatttgtaaaactattaagcccgcaactgcgggcaaaacacctagtcaAGTAATAATTTGCCCAAACATCCAGGGAAAATTTACCTCGTCTTAAATCAATTAATTTTACACAAACACAGCTATGAACATGTGTTTTAAGGGTACAACATACACACCTGTAGTAGTAATCTTTTGTATCTAAATACCAAACCTGTTTCTCATCATTGttcttcacaaaaaaaaatgattcccTCTTGGACTTGTCTGATCAGTCTGCGTAGGGCTGTGAGTCCATGCACAAATGCACCAACTTTCTCTGGTACTGTTGAAAGTATTCGCAAACCGCTGCTACTTCTTCCTTCCCTGGTTCTAGACCTGGTAGATCCGTCATTCCTGTGCCTAATTCCCCACTACCCTCCTCGTCTTCGCTTGATAGCTCTGTTACAATTTCTGAATGAATCTCATTACAGGCCAGCACAAACATGGCTACTGTGTCCGGCTGTTGCACCTCCTTCAGAGCTGCTAGCGCCTCTTGCAGGGAACCAGCAGCCACATATAAGATAAGTGCCCTGCACCCATATAAACGTACTTTCTTTTGTCATAATGTGATCTCTTCTTTAAGATAGAAACTATGTCacttctttttctattaaattaaacagTAGTATTAAGAAGGTAAGAGAGTATGATAGGGCACCTCCACACATTGTGCTCCGCGTGGAGAACATGATCAGCCCACCTCTGCAGTACCCTgagtagagagagagaatatTTTAAAGCAAGGGACACGAGATCACAACAATTACCAAAACATGCTAGGAAATAACAATCAGATTCGATAGAGAATGAAACGGTAAAAAAATTTACCTGGCATAATCCGATCCTTCTAAATGAGTGGCAGCCAAGGTAGCAGCATCGGTCCATCGCCCAGAATCTTGTAGCTGAATATTATTAATGTCCAATATATTTAATGTGTTGCCAATTGTTATTACTAAACCAAAGCTAAAACACTCCTCAATAATTGCTAAGATGATGACCCTAGTCGAAGCATAGTTCAGAAGAAATATACAATATCTCGTATAACAAAGGAAACAACGAAGCTAACCTGTGAACAAGCTTCTTGATGTCTTCCAACCGCGCATAGAAGATGAGTGCCAGTGAGCGAATTGTCCGTCCTTACCATGTTGGCTGCAACAACCTACATGTGTGCAACAAAAGTGATCAactgatctctttttttttttacgaaaaCAAAAAAGCTATCTAATAAGGTAAGACAGATACCTTCAGTGCAAGGTCGAGAAGAGATTTAGACACAGCTGAAGAGAGTGCAACGGCTCGGAGAGCATTTGGATAGAAGTATGGAGAATCTGGAGCAGAAGTAAGCAGCAAACTAACAGCAGCTTCCAAATTTCCAACTGATATCAGCCTGATCACAAAGCAATTCACTTGTCACCGCAAGATCTAAAGCTTGTAAACTCTGATTCAAAAGCTAAAACCTAAAAACTTCGAATTGTAAGTTTCTGGTCTAGTTTCCAAGGACAAACTTTATGACTATAATTAAAGAAG
The Raphanus sativus cultivar WK10039 chromosome 1, ASM80110v3, whole genome shotgun sequence DNA segment above includes these coding regions:
- the LOC108850406 gene encoding putative tRNA (cytidine(32)/guanosine(34)-2'-O)-methyltransferase; the encoded protein is MGKASRDKRDIYYRKAKEEGWRARSAFKLLQIDEEFNIFQGVKRVVDLCAAPGSWSQVLSRQLYLPAKYSAESKEEDLPLIVAIDLQPMAPIEGVIQVQGDITNARTAEVVIRHFDGCKADLVVCDGAPDVTGLHDMDEFVQSQLILAGLTIVTHILKEGGKFIAKIFRGKDTSLLYCQLKLFFPTVTFAKPKSSRNSSIEAFAVCENYSPPEGFNPRDLHRLLEKVGSPSGGSDLDCSSGWLEGPNKVYIPFLACGDLSGYDSDRSYPLPKEADGSSYRSLDPIQPPIAPPYKRAIELKKSSAQSFNS
- the LOC108851414 gene encoding uncharacterized protein At4g15545 isoform X2, encoding MMSQSGGGPDFSLSDEILAIIPTDPYEQLDLARKITSMAIASRVSNLESQVSVLTQKLVEKDRIVYELEGRASSLERLYHESDSSLKNALDENVKLRQERDSLAMTAKKLGRDYAKLEAFKRQLMQSLNDENPSQTDNIDVRQVARDKDENSNGLSTLDSFSNNNNTQGLRQRASLTPPGLTPSGTPKMVSAVGSPRSYSAASSPKLFSGAASPTASQYDIRMWSSSSQQSSVPNSPPRSHSSTSARHARIDGKEFFRQARSRLSYEQFSAFLANIKELNARKQSREETLRKAEEIFGTENNDLYISFKGLLTSGR
- the LOC108851414 gene encoding uncharacterized protein At4g15545 isoform X1, which codes for MMSQSGGGPDFSLSDEILAIIPTDPYEQLDLARKITSMAIASRVSNLESQVSVLTQKLVEKDRIVYELEGRASSLERLYHESDSSLKNALDENVKLRQERDSLAMTAKKLGRDYAKLEAFKRQLMQSLNDENPSVCSPSLPPFFFVYIIYPQSHLTCSHITSLFFFLKQTDNIDVRQVARDKDENSNGLSTLDSFSNNNNTQGLRQRASLTPPGLTPSGTPKMVSAVGSPRSYSAASSPKLFSGAASPTASQYDIRMWSSSSQQSSVPNSPPRSHSSTSARHARIDGKEFFRQARSRLSYEQFSAFLANIKELNARKQSREETLRKAEEIFGTENNDLYISFKGLLTSGR
- the LOC108851414 gene encoding uncharacterized protein At4g15545 isoform X3, with product MMSQSGGGPDFSLSDEILAIIPTDPYEQLDLARKITSMAIASRVSNLESQVSVLTQKLVEKDRIVYELEGRASSLERLYHESDSSLKNALDENVKLRQERDSLAMTAKKLGRDYAKLEAFKRQLMQSLNDENPSTDNIDVRQVARDKDENSNGLSTLDSFSNNNNTQGLRQRASLTPPGLTPSGTPKMVSAVGSPRSYSAASSPKLFSGAASPTASQYDIRMWSSSSQQSSVPNSPPRSHSSTSARHARIDGKEFFRQARSRLSYEQFSAFLANIKELNARKQSREETLRKAEEIFGTENNDLYISFKGLLTSGR